In Phycodurus eques isolate BA_2022a chromosome 23, UOR_Pequ_1.1, whole genome shotgun sequence, a genomic segment contains:
- the LOC133397976 gene encoding gastrula zinc finger protein XlCGF57.1-like, with protein MCARRTAESEEELWGPKEEKEPQRQLLDAVFNLQPQIVPRTADITEDLRTEQQEPEPPHIKEEVKGEEEPISIKTEEEELRPHIRQEEEEDITKFPSTGVPLKCEDAGQSEESRGAGPPSSSSTQHMTTEGCGGSQAAGLLAPLSDSDDMMSHSTHTDDDGQSEVMTFQPGNKRWKCSQCGIRFADKSSLTKHMRTHTGEKPFSCSVCGQRFSVNASLKIHTRTHTGEKPFSCSVCGQRFSQTGHLKVHTRTHTGEKPFSCSVCGQRFSVKGSLKIHTRTHTGEKPFSCSVCGQRFSVNERLKRHTRTHTGEKPFSCSVCGQRFSRKGYLKVHTRTHAGEKPFSCSVCGRRFSVKESLKRHTRTHTGEKPFSCSVCGQRFSVKGHLNLHTSTHTGEKPFSCSVCGQRFSRKGHLKVHTRTHAGEKPFSCSVCGRRFSVKESLKRHTRTHTGEKPFSCSVCGQIFSVKESLKRHTRTHTGEKPFSCSVCGQRFSVKGHLNLHTSTHTGEKPFSCSVCGQRFSRKGHLKVHTRTHAGEKPFSCSVCGRRFSVKASLKRHTRTHTGEKPFSCSVCGQRFSRQEILKRHTRTHTGEKPFSCSVCGQRFYYKYQAKTHKCAGESSNAQEAFNENVNVKSNR; from the coding sequence acatcactgAAGATCTCCGTACTGAGCagcaggagccagagccccctcacattaaagaggaagtgaagGGCGAAGAGGAGCCCATTTCAATTAAAACAGAGGAGGAAGAACTGCGTCCCCACATcagacaggaagaggaggaggatatcaccaaatttccatcgactggtgtccctttgaagtgTGAAGATGcaggtcaaagtgaggagagcagaggggcggggcctccaagcagcagctcaactcaacacatgacaacagaaggctGTGGAGGTTCGCAAGCAGCCGGCCTCCtagctccactatcagatagtgatGACATGATGTCTCACTCGactcacactgatgatgatggacAGTCTGAAGTTATGACATTTCAGCCTGGcaacaaacgatggaaatgttctcagtgtgggataAGATTTGCTGATAAGAGTAGTTTGACaaaacacatgagaacacacactggtgagaaacctttttcgtgctcagtttgtggtcaaagattctctgtgaacgcaagcttaaaaatacacacaagaacccacactggtgagaaacctttttcctgctcagtttgtggtcaaagattctctcagacgGGACACTTAAAagtacacacaagaacgcacactggtgagaaaccattttcctgctcagtttgtggtcaaagattctctgtgaagggaagcttaaaaatacacacaagaacgcacactggtgagaagcctttttcctgctcagtctgtggtcaaagattctctgtgaatgaacgcttaaaaagacacacaagaacgcacactggtgagaaacctttttcctgctcagtttgtggtcaaagattctctcggaAGGGATACTTAAaagtacacacaagaacacacgctggtgagaaacctttttcctgctcagtttgtggtcgaagattctctgtgaaggaaagcttaaaaagacacacaagaacgcacactggtgagaaacctttttcctgctcagtctgtggtcaaagattctctgtgaagggacacttaaatttacacacaagtacacacactggtgagaaacctttttcctgctcagtttgtggtcaaagattctcccgGAAAGGACACTTAAaagtacacacaagaacacacgctggtgagaaacctttttcctgctcggtttgtggtcgaagattctctgtgaaggaaagcttaaaaagacacacaagaacgcacactggtgagaaacctttttcctgctcagtttgtggtcagatattctctgtgaaggaaagcttaaaaagacacacaagaacgcacactggtgagaaacctttttcctgctcagtctgtggtcaaagattctctgtgaagggacacttaaatttacacacaagtacacacactggtgagaaacctttttcctgctcagtttgtggtcaaagattctcccggaagggacacttaaaagtacacacaagaacacacgctggtgagaaacctttttcctgctcagtttgtggtcgaagattctctgtgaaggcaagcttaaaaagacacacgagaacgcacactggtgagaaacctttttcctgctcagtttgtggtcaaagattctctcggcAGGAAATCTTAAAAAGACACacgagaacgcacactggtgagaaacctttttcctgctcagtttgtggccagaGATTCTATTATAAGTATCAGGCTAAGACACAtaagtgtgctggtgagagtAGCAATGCTCAAGAAgcttttaatgaaaatgtaaatgttaaatctaataGGTAA